One Deltaproteobacteria bacterium genomic region harbors:
- a CDS encoding twitch domain-containing radical SAM protein, whose protein sequence is MSSLNKTFCVYPWIEQVVQSNGKVSFCCVAKGGGMVKKEDGKGFKAGEDTLASAWNSDHMRSIRQGMLEGKQVSGCELCYFQESIGKTSYREMHNEEWLNKARAEIESRVEASKSADFKVEKPALYLDLRLGNLCNLKCRSCNPFNSSQIHKEVVQLHDTNEEYRDFWNRFNGGKKPAETPEWYESDLFWDEVIRSIPNLRKVYLTGGEPTLIERNYKFMQACIESGHAKNIFLMFNINCTNVQDKFLEYLPHFQFVLINASIDGFGPENEYIRFLSRWETIDKNFKKLVQLPPNVQIGVTPVLQIYNVLTITKLLDYIEAVAVETRRDINVDFLYATDPNYINVQILPPTVKQEAIRRLEQYKARSKTYQTQRYLKNSIDSCVNLLNEQPSTDADKMKDFVSYTRMLDVHRKQRLEHTLPDLGQLLETEGYGIHG, encoded by the coding sequence ATGAGTAGTTTAAACAAAACCTTCTGTGTTTACCCCTGGATTGAGCAAGTCGTTCAGTCGAATGGAAAAGTCAGTTTTTGCTGTGTCGCCAAGGGCGGCGGCATGGTTAAAAAAGAAGATGGCAAAGGGTTTAAGGCCGGCGAGGATACTCTTGCGTCTGCTTGGAACTCCGATCACATGCGAAGTATTCGCCAGGGGATGCTCGAAGGGAAACAGGTTTCAGGCTGCGAACTTTGCTATTTCCAAGAATCCATCGGCAAAACTTCTTATCGGGAAATGCACAACGAAGAGTGGCTCAACAAAGCACGCGCGGAAATCGAATCCCGGGTTGAAGCGTCGAAGAGCGCCGATTTCAAAGTTGAAAAGCCCGCGCTTTACTTGGATTTGCGTCTAGGCAATCTATGTAATTTAAAGTGTCGATCTTGCAACCCGTTTAATTCGAGCCAAATTCATAAAGAGGTCGTGCAGCTCCACGACACCAACGAGGAGTATCGAGATTTTTGGAATCGATTTAACGGCGGCAAGAAGCCCGCCGAAACCCCGGAGTGGTACGAATCAGATTTGTTCTGGGACGAAGTCATCCGGTCCATTCCGAATCTTCGAAAAGTTTACTTAACCGGCGGCGAGCCCACGCTGATTGAGCGAAATTACAAGTTCATGCAGGCATGTATCGAGTCCGGTCACGCGAAAAACATTTTCCTAATGTTCAATATCAACTGCACCAATGTTCAAGATAAGTTTCTCGAGTACTTGCCACACTTTCAATTTGTGCTCATCAACGCATCCATCGACGGCTTCGGTCCAGAAAACGAATACATTCGCTTCCTAAGTCGCTGGGAAACAATCGACAAGAATTTTAAAAAGTTAGTGCAGCTGCCGCCCAATGTTCAGATCGGAGTGACTCCAGTTCTGCAGATTTACAACGTGCTGACGATCACGAAACTTCTTGATTACATCGAGGCTGTTGCTGTTGAAACTCGGCGAGACATAAATGTCGACTTTCTTTATGCGACAGATCCCAATTATATCAACGTTCAGATTTTGCCCCCGACCGTGAAGCAAGAGGCGATTAGAAGGCTCGAGCAATATAAAGCACGGTCCAAAACCTATCAGACGCAGCGCTATTTGAAGAACTCGATCGACAGCTGCGTCAACCTATTGAACGAGCAGCCATCGACTGACGCAGACAAAATGAAAGATTTCGTGTCCTACACGAGAATGTTAGACGTTCACCGTAAACAGCGCCTCGAGCATACACTTCCCGACCTCGGCCAATTACTTGAGACAGAGGGCTACGGAATTCATGGCTGA
- a CDS encoding patatin-like phospholipase family protein has translation MRLSEKKKLGLVLSGGGIKAAAFHLGVCLALREKGFNFAGGSKEDVQLRFPEDKMTFKTYVGSSAGSFVTSLLAAGHSVDSIIDAFERGSETDLNKFSRKKKVFTRLKPITYRDIFAVNGVNFLGTLPGLLKRKSLVSGGLESFLKNGFKLNGLFTTKNIERYMRMNVLRENDFKELGVENYVVATQLNHSRKVVFGNFPETYKVRNIKYANYATISQAVAASTSLPPFFAPYGIKNQKGKELYFFDGEIRETLSTHVAADAGADLVIASYSVQPYHYTPVMGSLHNYGIPMIMNQALYQVIQQKIEKHIEHQQQISAIMSAVDGYFRQQGLPDEHREKLLEILTKRVNHKPGVDYIYIHPSPNDYEMFFVDHFSLNAEILGRIVHIGFRAGIQALRKYDL, from the coding sequence ATGCGCTTGAGTGAAAAGAAAAAGCTTGGCCTCGTACTATCCGGCGGCGGAATTAAAGCTGCAGCGTTTCATTTGGGCGTGTGCCTCGCTCTTCGCGAAAAAGGATTCAATTTCGCGGGCGGCTCGAAGGAAGATGTTCAGCTTCGCTTTCCTGAAGACAAAATGACATTCAAGACCTACGTCGGCTCGAGCGCAGGGTCTTTTGTTACTTCGCTGCTTGCCGCTGGCCACTCCGTTGACTCGATCATCGACGCCTTCGAACGTGGGTCGGAAACAGATCTGAATAAATTTTCGCGCAAGAAAAAGGTGTTCACTCGCCTTAAGCCCATCACATATCGCGATATTTTTGCGGTTAATGGCGTAAACTTTCTAGGCACTTTGCCTGGCTTGTTGAAACGCAAAAGTCTTGTTTCCGGCGGACTAGAGTCATTTTTGAAAAATGGCTTCAAGCTGAACGGACTGTTTACTACCAAAAACATCGAACGCTATATGCGAATGAATGTTTTGCGGGAAAATGATTTTAAAGAGCTGGGGGTCGAAAACTACGTCGTCGCAACACAGCTAAACCACTCGCGAAAAGTCGTATTCGGGAATTTTCCGGAAACTTACAAAGTAAGAAACATCAAATACGCCAATTACGCCACAATCTCGCAAGCTGTTGCGGCCAGTACTTCGCTACCGCCCTTCTTTGCTCCCTACGGAATTAAGAATCAAAAGGGCAAGGAGTTGTACTTCTTCGATGGTGAAATTCGCGAAACTCTTTCGACACATGTTGCGGCTGATGCCGGCGCCGACCTCGTGATCGCAAGCTACTCTGTGCAGCCGTACCACTACACGCCTGTCATGGGATCGCTCCATAATTATGGAATCCCGATGATTATGAACCAGGCGCTCTACCAGGTGATTCAACAAAAAATTGAAAAACATATCGAACACCAACAGCAGATTTCGGCCATCATGAGCGCTGTGGACGGCTATTTTCGCCAGCAGGGGCTTCCTGATGAGCATCGAGAAAAGCTACTAGAAATCCTGACTAAGCGCGTGAACCATAAGCCAGGGGTCGACTACATCTACATCCACCCCTCCCCCAACGACTACGAGATGTTTTTCGTTGATCACTTTAGTCTGAATGCTGAAATCCTGGGGCGCATCGTTCACATCGGCTTTCGAGCGGGAATTCAGGCTCTTAGGAAGTACGATCTTTAG
- a CDS encoding cysteine desulfurase translates to MDDLNMKSTYLDHAATSPMAPEALRHLIALHEEGVANSSSAHLLGTKAAALLTHAREKIAAKLGSAAKEIVFCSGGTEANNWVLQRSLEDWKRANRQSDKRPHLLTLSTEHSSVANTAKWLKDSGACDWDEIKVDREGYVDLDHLSSGIRNNTVLVSISHGNNEIGTIQDLSAIGEICRKAKVLFHADACQSFCHTPFSIGELPVDLMTLSGHKVRGPKGIGALYIRQDIELTPLVFGGKQERGLRPGTTSVELISSFAVACGTWNADVISRMQALRIFGVETLKERFPKVEINGPVESESLCHILSFTIPDVPSKILHRELANRGIACSTGAACGTGKSESSAVLLALGHAPDRAHQLRLSFSPTTEKVDLEFAVEQISEIRKTI, encoded by the coding sequence GTGGACGATCTCAATATGAAATCTACTTACCTCGACCACGCCGCGACTTCACCAATGGCTCCAGAGGCGCTCCGCCACCTCATCGCATTGCACGAAGAGGGTGTTGCAAACTCATCCTCAGCACACTTATTAGGAACGAAAGCCGCAGCACTTCTGACGCACGCGCGGGAAAAGATTGCGGCCAAGCTGGGCAGTGCAGCAAAAGAGATCGTTTTTTGCTCTGGTGGCACAGAGGCCAACAACTGGGTACTTCAGCGCTCTTTGGAAGATTGGAAAAGGGCGAATCGCCAAAGCGACAAACGGCCCCATCTACTTACGCTCTCGACTGAACATTCGAGTGTCGCAAACACTGCAAAGTGGCTTAAGGATTCAGGAGCTTGTGATTGGGATGAGATCAAGGTCGACCGAGAAGGCTATGTTGATCTCGACCATTTATCTTCAGGCATTCGAAACAATACGGTCCTCGTATCTATTTCTCACGGCAATAACGAAATCGGCACAATTCAAGATCTCAGCGCCATCGGCGAAATTTGTCGAAAGGCGAAAGTTCTTTTTCACGCTGATGCTTGTCAAAGCTTTTGCCACACGCCGTTTTCGATAGGAGAGCTACCGGTCGACCTTATGACCCTTAGTGGCCATAAAGTTCGCGGCCCCAAAGGGATTGGCGCACTCTATATCCGACAGGATATCGAGCTCACTCCGCTTGTTTTCGGCGGCAAGCAAGAGCGCGGCCTTCGGCCCGGAACGACTTCCGTAGAACTCATTTCCTCGTTTGCCGTCGCCTGCGGAACATGGAACGCCGACGTCATTAGCCGAATGCAGGCGCTGCGTATCTTCGGTGTCGAAACCCTGAAGGAGCGGTTTCCTAAAGTGGAAATCAACGGACCGGTTGAATCAGAGTCGTTGTGTCACATCCTTAGCTTTACCATTCCCGACGTTCCCTCAAAAATTCTTCATCGCGAACTGGCGAACCGGGGAATCGCCTGCTCCACTGGAGCTGCCTGCGGAACCGGAAAAAGTGAAAGCAGTGCGGTACTGTTGGCGCTCGGACACGCCCCTGATCGGGCCCATCAACTTCGACTCAGCTTTTCTCCAACGACGGAGAAAGTGGATCTCGAGTTCGCAGTTGAGCAGATCTCGGAAATCAGAAAAACTATTTAG
- a CDS encoding radical SAM protein gives MSHDHKSIAIGDTDENGTAKSMTTWSVEEALAARVNGWKNWLCAAGSENLHVTPDGNLFTATCRVGGFLGNVFEGKMSLPSQWVTCTKEWCMCGADMQLRKAKSEQSRLAATGKLPPDLAGAIEARQQKARLASWVAPAQYDAHRAFPKSITWDISRRCNYSCSYCHPSVSNQFDSHHSSRTLIEAIDRLNDRFCNGTPTKWVITGGEPTTNPAFMEAVDRINSHGHLIHVQSNGSRGPAYLRELIGKACVGLSCHLEAGATDRFVESCRAVVDEKTISPAAGRMWFGVRVMVGPGRLVEALKVRKNLLEIPSFAEKAFVNFSPLYQRLKQDQLMEYSKEELQEILKYA, from the coding sequence GTGAGCCACGACCATAAATCAATCGCCATTGGCGACACAGACGAGAATGGCACTGCGAAGTCCATGACCACTTGGTCGGTGGAAGAAGCGCTGGCAGCCAGAGTAAACGGATGGAAGAACTGGCTCTGCGCTGCAGGATCAGAAAATCTTCACGTTACACCGGACGGAAATCTGTTCACAGCAACCTGCAGAGTCGGTGGATTTTTAGGAAATGTGTTTGAAGGAAAAATGTCGTTACCGTCGCAATGGGTCACTTGTACTAAAGAGTGGTGTATGTGCGGCGCCGACATGCAGTTGCGAAAGGCGAAATCTGAACAAAGCCGCCTCGCTGCGACCGGGAAACTGCCGCCAGATTTAGCAGGTGCGATCGAGGCGAGACAGCAGAAAGCCCGGCTAGCTAGTTGGGTCGCGCCTGCACAGTACGACGCTCATCGGGCTTTTCCAAAATCAATAACATGGGATATTTCGAGACGCTGTAACTACTCATGCAGTTACTGTCATCCATCGGTTTCCAACCAGTTCGATTCCCATCATTCTTCACGAACATTGATCGAAGCGATTGATCGATTGAACGATCGATTTTGCAATGGGACCCCAACTAAATGGGTTATTACCGGAGGCGAGCCGACTACGAATCCCGCATTCATGGAGGCCGTCGATAGAATCAACAGCCATGGGCACTTGATTCATGTGCAGAGCAACGGTAGTCGAGGTCCCGCGTACTTGCGGGAGTTGATTGGTAAAGCGTGCGTTGGTCTAAGTTGCCATCTCGAGGCTGGTGCAACCGATCGATTTGTAGAAAGCTGTCGAGCGGTTGTCGATGAAAAAACAATAAGCCCTGCTGCCGGGCGCATGTGGTTTGGAGTGCGCGTGATGGTCGGACCAGGTCGACTAGTGGAAGCCCTTAAGGTTCGTAAAAATCTTTTAGAAATCCCATCGTTTGCTGAAAAGGCCTTTGTCAATTTCAGTCCGCTCTACCAGAGGCTCAAGCAAGATCAGCTAATGGAATATTCTAAGGAAGAGCTGCAAGAAATTCTAAAATACGCCTAA
- a CDS encoding NADH-quinone oxidoreductase subunit N gives MTNAIISLRDVLVVSPMIALLLMSLIPVLMKVFNGNKEPKPFVTVVYALLGVIVAIGLTASLSGMKQTAFSEALVFDGMSVWGSLIVLFSGAFALMLAFDHIETDGRQFSEQCFLMLGSMIGMLIVVMSNDLIVTFLGIEMMSLCLYILVAMSREEILSKEASFKYFVLGSFASAIFLYGIALLYGTVGGTSLPVVAAKTGELLQNHNQLFYVGMAMVIMGFAFKVSIFPFHSWTPDVYQGAPTPITAFMATAVKAATFIAILRLFQHADPSGPSAFLLEPKFLTVLSWLAVLTMLVGNAAAVMQNGFKRMLAYSSISHSGYLLVGVITAGFAQRIESSLAASTVVLFYLFSYSIMTIGSFALVAILEKQVGHTLTIDDLKGLASRNPVLAGCLALILFSLAGVPPSIGFFAKFSLFGSAIEQNLYWLAFWGVLNSVIAVYYYLRPVVAMYMTESTDRLDLQDGVLTRMTLVLTAVATVVFGLASSPVLQFVSESVLNRL, from the coding sequence ATGACAAACGCGATAATTTCCCTGCGAGATGTACTGGTTGTTTCGCCAATGATCGCTCTTTTGTTGATGAGCCTCATCCCCGTGTTGATGAAGGTGTTTAATGGCAACAAAGAGCCTAAACCGTTCGTCACAGTTGTTTACGCCCTTTTGGGAGTAATTGTCGCAATTGGACTTACAGCATCGCTTTCTGGAATGAAGCAAACGGCCTTCTCGGAAGCGCTGGTCTTTGACGGCATGTCCGTTTGGGGATCCCTGATCGTCCTGTTTAGTGGGGCCTTCGCGCTGATGCTGGCGTTTGATCACATTGAAACCGACGGTCGGCAGTTTTCCGAGCAATGTTTTTTGATGCTTGGAAGTATGATCGGGATGCTGATCGTGGTTATGTCGAACGATCTCATCGTCACGTTCTTGGGCATCGAAATGATGTCACTTTGCCTTTATATTTTGGTAGCGATGAGCCGCGAAGAGATATTGTCAAAAGAGGCTTCCTTCAAATATTTTGTCTTGGGAAGTTTCGCATCGGCGATTTTCCTTTACGGAATTGCTCTGCTTTACGGGACCGTGGGCGGAACAAGCCTGCCCGTAGTTGCGGCCAAGACTGGCGAACTGCTTCAGAATCACAATCAACTATTCTATGTCGGAATGGCGATGGTGATAATGGGATTCGCGTTCAAGGTTTCCATCTTCCCGTTTCATTCATGGACGCCAGATGTGTATCAAGGAGCGCCGACGCCAATCACCGCGTTTATGGCCACCGCTGTAAAGGCTGCGACGTTCATTGCTATTCTGCGTTTGTTTCAACACGCTGACCCTTCTGGTCCGAGCGCGTTTCTCTTGGAACCGAAGTTTTTAACGGTTCTATCGTGGTTGGCAGTTCTGACTATGCTTGTCGGCAATGCCGCCGCTGTAATGCAAAATGGGTTCAAGCGAATGCTTGCCTATTCGTCGATCTCGCATTCTGGCTACCTTCTTGTGGGCGTGATCACCGCTGGATTTGCACAGCGAATTGAAAGCTCGCTTGCAGCTTCAACCGTTGTGCTTTTCTACCTGTTCTCCTATTCGATCATGACCATCGGATCTTTCGCCTTAGTAGCAATCCTCGAAAAGCAAGTCGGCCACACGCTGACAATCGACGATCTCAAGGGCCTTGCCTCTAGAAATCCGGTCCTTGCGGGGTGCCTGGCGCTGATTTTGTTTTCACTTGCCGGCGTTCCGCCCTCGATAGGGTTTTTTGCGAAGTTTAGCCTCTTCGGGTCTGCGATCGAACAGAACCTTTACTGGTTAGCATTTTGGGGTGTTTTGAATTCAGTGATCGCCGTGTATTACTATTTGCGCCCGGTCGTTGCCATGTACATGACAGAATCAACCGATCGACTTGATCTTCAAGATGGTGTTCTTACGCGAATGACGTTGGTGTTGACGGCAGTTGCCACGGTGGTGTTTGGATTGGCGTCATCGCCAGTACTACAGTTTGTCAGCGAATCAGTTCTCAATCGTCTGTAG
- a CDS encoding twitch domain-containing radical SAM protein, translating to MADFPFRNINPGISDEAIADPYEFGRISETFCALPFTHLATHTDGSAILCCVAKNEQRLNLNDQTLQAAWNSDYLRSARLKMLKGENVSACTHCYAEEKNGYRSHRVTENRVWKERFGRDFVLDRVRKTQSDGRLNEDIVAIDLRLGNTCNLQCVMCRPQDSSRWTALAKKIAETAETSEIRSEWAHKSKINQSRFEWYKDPAFWTDLEAMLPSMREIIVGGGEPMLLEEHRRLVEACVRTGAAKNIQIRYHTNGTLLDKSLFDLWKEFKLVEVFISLDCWGEKNNYMRYPANWEAISNNLKCLDEESPESVKVMLLCSVHLMNMFYLDEYAQWVEDQNFRKVTKGFNGYFHPGVVHYPPYLSIQNYPSELKKAITEKLVAFENRSRKKSNKIQGIINLMNEADHSSRLNQTRDYIRRLDAERGTSFSKTFPELNRFLEI from the coding sequence ATGGCTGATTTTCCATTTCGCAATATCAATCCTGGCATTTCCGACGAGGCGATCGCTGATCCCTACGAATTCGGACGTATTTCTGAAACATTTTGTGCGTTGCCGTTCACTCATCTTGCAACGCACACCGATGGTTCAGCAATCCTCTGTTGTGTCGCGAAGAATGAACAGCGTTTAAATTTGAACGACCAGACCCTCCAAGCAGCGTGGAATTCCGATTACTTGCGAAGCGCGCGCCTAAAAATGCTAAAGGGCGAAAATGTATCAGCCTGCACGCATTGCTATGCGGAAGAGAAAAATGGCTACCGGTCACATCGAGTTACGGAAAATCGCGTGTGGAAAGAGCGCTTCGGAAGGGACTTCGTTCTCGATCGAGTTCGAAAAACTCAATCCGATGGACGCCTCAACGAAGACATCGTTGCAATCGATCTGCGCTTAGGAAACACCTGTAATCTTCAATGCGTGATGTGCCGTCCACAAGATTCCAGTCGCTGGACCGCTCTCGCGAAAAAGATTGCCGAGACCGCAGAAACTTCGGAAATACGAAGTGAGTGGGCGCACAAAAGCAAAATTAATCAGTCCCGTTTCGAGTGGTACAAAGATCCTGCGTTTTGGACGGATCTTGAAGCCATGCTACCTAGCATGAGAGAGATCATCGTCGGCGGCGGCGAGCCGATGTTGCTTGAAGAACATCGCCGCCTCGTGGAGGCCTGCGTCCGCACCGGTGCGGCTAAAAATATTCAGATTCGGTACCATACCAATGGAACACTTCTAGACAAATCCCTCTTCGACCTTTGGAAAGAATTTAAACTAGTAGAGGTGTTCATCAGCCTCGATTGCTGGGGCGAGAAGAACAACTACATGCGCTACCCAGCCAATTGGGAAGCGATTTCGAACAACTTAAAGTGTCTCGATGAGGAATCGCCAGAGAGCGTGAAGGTCATGCTGCTCTGTTCGGTTCACTTGATGAACATGTTCTACTTGGACGAATACGCCCAATGGGTCGAGGACCAAAACTTTAGAAAAGTAACGAAGGGCTTTAACGGCTATTTTCACCCTGGGGTGGTTCACTATCCACCCTATCTTTCGATCCAGAATTATCCTTCCGAACTTAAAAAGGCCATCACCGAAAAGCTGGTTGCCTTTGAAAATCGGAGCCGAAAGAAGTCGAACAAGATTCAAGGTATCATCAATTTGATGAACGAGGCCGATCATTCTTCTCGACTGAATCAAACTCGCGATTACATCCGTCGTCTAGACGCCGAGCGCGGAACTAGTTTTTCGAAAACATTTCCTGAATTGAATCGCTTCCTGGAGATCTAA
- a CDS encoding peroxidase-related enzyme (This protein belongs to a clade of uncharacterized proteins related to peroxidases such as the alkylhydroperoxidase AhpD.): MAHIDLNPELPGIIGPMAFSPATGNPMRQLAEALLQTESPFLNKAERELIASYVSYLNSCVFCSESHGAAADAHMAKAGWARNVWNDSSLRSLNPKMQSLLKIAAKVQKDARQVSVEDVAAARATGVTDREIHDTVLIAAAFCMYNRYVDGLATMQPPREHPAYVEMGRMLASNGYLT, from the coding sequence ATGGCACACATCGATTTGAATCCTGAACTTCCTGGAATCATCGGCCCTATGGCCTTCTCCCCCGCGACCGGAAATCCTATGCGGCAACTTGCGGAGGCGCTGCTACAAACTGAGAGTCCGTTTTTAAATAAAGCGGAACGCGAGCTAATTGCCTCTTATGTTTCCTACCTTAATTCCTGTGTCTTCTGTTCAGAGTCGCATGGGGCGGCGGCTGATGCTCACATGGCAAAAGCTGGCTGGGCGCGAAATGTTTGGAACGATTCCTCGCTTAGAAGTTTGAATCCAAAAATGCAATCACTCCTCAAGATTGCGGCTAAAGTCCAAAAAGATGCACGCCAAGTTTCTGTCGAAGATGTTGCCGCGGCACGGGCAACCGGCGTCACAGACCGCGAGATTCACGACACCGTTCTAATCGCCGCTGCATTTTGCATGTACAATCGCTATGTCGACGGATTGGCAACAATGCAGCCGCCTCGAGAACATCCTGCCTACGTAGAAATGGGGCGAATGCTAGCCAGCAATGGCTACCTGACGTAA